agttttatatttctttaaagttggcacaaatgttttttacacAAATGCTTAACACACATCACACTAAGTAGACCCAACCTTATGTAAGTTACATCAGGAACagggttttgtgttttctgtgtgttaataaattaatttaaacatgaCTAATTTGAAGTTTACAGTTCATCCTCATTTTAGCTGATTATAGTAGTAGTACCTTGACCTACCTGCTCACTCTCTGCAGCAGCATCTTCGTCGGGAGGCTCCTCACCCAGCTTCATCCACACTGGTTCAGGATACTCTTCGTCCGGCAGGGAGGCGAGGGAGTCCTCCCTGTGCCTACGATGTTGACCATTCCTATGATGCCCCCAGAACCTCTGAGCGTCCTCCTGACTGTAGGAAACTGACACTACAGCATCCACCTCCCCTCTGTGAGGCAGACAGGTGGGACGGGGTGTAGCACCAATCTCTGTGCACTGAAGCAGCCCCAGTAGGTCTCTCTGGTGGCTTTCAGAGAACAGCAATCCAGTGGTTTCAGTGCTGTCGTCTGCACAGGCTTCTAGCTCAGACAGGCTGGAGTAGTGATGGTGAGGTGGTGTCTGATGACTGGGATGAGGCCCTTCACCCATCAGCTGGAGCTGGCTGAGCAGGGTGTGGATGCGGCTATGGTCTTCATCACCTGATCTTCTGTTAGCAACTTCCTCTTGAGTGTCTATTTTTTCCACGTCCTTAAATGTTAGCTCCTCCTGGTCTTCCCCAACATCCTCCTGGTCTTCCCCAACATCCTCCAAGTCCTCCACCCTCACCccttcctcctcatccactTCCACCTCAGTTTTCTGGACTGGCTCTAAATTATTTTGCAACAGCTCCTGCTGGTTTATGTTGAGTTGAGCCACTGTGTCACTCATCTCCAAAGGTAGTAATACTGGCTCAGCTGGACTGGCCTTGTCAAAGCTGTCAACAGAAGGAGGGAAGCTGGGGTCATCCAGGTCGTCCGCGGAGCCCGCCTCACTGGAGGACTCGGACCTCCAGTCTAATGGAGGAGGCTCAATCAAGTTGTACGAATCCAGATCCTCCACCTCTGAACCTGGCAGAGCTGCCACAGTTTGTCTGATGACCTCAACCCCAGAGGCTTCTTCTACAGGGGCAGAATAAGGCCACTGCCGGTCTGAGGGTGCAGAGGTGGGCTGATCAGCAGGGCAGACGTCTGTGTCCATTTTGTAAGAAACCCTGGCGGACGAAAACCGTGTTCAGCAGTGTTGATCACTGGTTGAGGTCACAATGCAGCAGACTTAAAGGAATTTGGTTCATAAGGTTTCCGACTACATGAATAACACTCTGATTAAAACGTCAAAAAGCACATCAGTATCTCTGATGTAAATTAGAGCTGCTGCACTCACCAAACTCGCAGTCTAAAAGACCGTCTAACACCAGATCTTTAGAGCTAGTGGACACAGCTGCACCCTTTTAAACCCAGCACTATCTGAGATTCAACAATTCACCCTCTTGTCCTCATTGCCCTATGGCCATCAAGATAGAAACAGCAGCCTGAAGCTCGAAGTACATGGACAACATGCACAGTGTCAGTTACCGTCAAATAGACCCCTAGAGAATACCATGCTTCTCATCCCCTATTACCtgtcaattaaatatttattaaaactcATTCAGATGCTATTACATGCCTATCAACATACCCGAAACTCTGAGGCCTAGAGGACAGGGAGGTTTGTGTCGAAGATAAAGCGTACCAGACTTCATTCTAAAATCTCAAATTTTAGGATATGTTCCTAATCGGTAAATGTAGGCGCGTTAGTGTAATcgaacaacactgaaaaaaatcattttacacATTAGGCAGGTCTTCTGGTAAATTCAGCACCTAAATGAACCACCAGTCAAagcagtatttaaaaataactctCAGTTTTGATGCTTGTTTACGACACTTGTTAGGACGCACAACTGTGTAttttaagagaagaaaaatcccGAGAGCCAAATATTAGAGATACATTTTACAGATAAGCACAATGCTTGGATCTCTTTAGGTTAGCAGAAATAACCTTAACGGTCTGAATAGTACCAGTAGAAATCGGATGCAAGTTTATTACGTACtttaaacaacagtttaaaactattttatcaACGAAATGTTGATGGATAATGGAATTGGCAAACAACTTCGCTAACTAAAGTTAGCTGTTCCCAGTAGCTGGAGGCTAACTACTTAGCTAATTAACATCGAGGCATCCTAACTAGGAGCTCACTAACAAAACATggaatttactttaaaaatacaaagctTAAAGTGGCTAAAACAGGAGCTCTCACCTGATATTTTAGGTTTTCCTCGGTTCCTTTGTGCCCAGACAGAGAATCCTGTGGGTGCCACGACAGATAAGTTGACGTGGTTTGGGATTTGAGCCTTTTCCAAAACTTTGGGTTTGTTTTCTTCGTCATGCTAACAACAGCGGCACCGATAACTGTAATGATTTTTACATAATCCACAGATTAGAACAAAACACTGTCAACGTTTATATAAGGCAGACTTTTCCCGTGATTGTTGCTGCTTCACAGGCTTTTACTTGTTTTCAGACAGACTGTAATTGTGTTCCGTTCACGTGCTCTTGTCAACGTCCGCTCTTACTTTCTAACCCTGTTCTTCACGCCTGTAAACAACAATTAACTCTATTTATATTACCTTTCCGCATCCCGTATAATTTAACGTAGCTATCCTACTTCTTTGTTTATAATTACAATTTGAAGAATTAAAAGGGGCCATCTCGGCGCCAGTGTGCTTTGTGAGGTTGAATATTTGCGCTCGGGAGGCTCTTGCCGCGGTTACGATTTTGTCCGTCAGCTCTTAAAGGCAACAGTGGCACACGTCACGTTGGACCTTCAAGTCCTGCTCAATCAAACGTTAATGCATCAATCCAGAAAGAAGTTTGTTTAtgaagtttattatttttacaggatccaaaatatttttagattttactcTGTTTACGTTTCAAGCAGCTTCTGTCTCGTTTGACCAGTAATACGGACTGTTTCCATATAAAACTTCATAGGTGTTTAGAGCATCTGCAACACATCTCCAATACATCCCAAAATTCAAGATTTTGGAAAGTATTACTTATTGGTAAATGTAGTagtgaggtgtatgtttacatagaggccctCGGccaaaggtcctcagagggtgcctcgcagtttggaaaaggaagttaatgttttgtgactgaaaccatatgttagtggcagtttttaggaaaacaattgccttatttaagagtcggtggaCAAAGattgattttcagagtggttcactggcttcacaccctctcacgagcagatctgcagatgcttggCTTGTagctgtacttctttgtaatgaacctttttatgcaatcaagacggtgtcagcggagtctccttcatcctcttcacatcatcaacaccatctaataaactacagtagTGTCATCGAACAACACTGAAGAATATTTTTTGCAATAGTTGGGTCTTTTAATCAATTCAGCATGTAAGTGATCCACCAGGCAAagcagtacatttaaaaaaaaactctcagtTTTGATACTATGGTAAATGACCCGAGAGAGGACAGGCAGTtcaacagtttattttaaaatacatgatctaaaattattttacattttattcagtttacatttaaaactttgTCAGCGTTTTCCAGGGCATACCAAACTTCACTCGAAAATTTGTCTGTGGCCTGATCTGTACCGATTCCTTAATGAGAATCAGATATTTCTACAGCTAATTTCATCAGTTAAGATCATTTCGACCCCTGAGTAACTTATTACTGAAACCAGTTGCTGTAGTGTAGCTTGAGGACATTACACGCTTTAAAATTAAACCTGAGATGATCTTTAAATagtgacagaaatatttttttcagttgagaGATCCTAGCAGCCCAATCATCACAACCATAACAATGTATAttaataaattcacattttatgaaTCACTGTATATATAATTTACTGGTGTTTCtacatattattttatcttgCTTAAAACCACCATGCAGATTTAATCTCTAGACACAGACATTATATTCCAGTTTTTAGCTACTTGTGCGGGGACCTTCTTGGGGGATTGACTGAACAGGTAGAGGTTCAGTGTCACTTTACGTCTCCTCTGCACTTAAACCCTCTGTTTAAACAACAAGGACTCCCGCTGCGAGGCGTCCTCAAGCAAAAGAGTTGTGGCCCGGCCAAACTTGTTGTATTTGGAACCTTGGCTACACTAAAACAGTCTTGGAGAACAAGTAGAAGGTACAATGggataaatacaaaaatgactTACCCCCGGAGCTGCCACCTATTAACCACAATGTCATTAGGACTTTATTGTCACATAGGGTCTAAATCCTGCTCTCTGAAAACATCTACACTATACTAAAATACCATGTAATACAGTAATACTTTAGAAACAAGTGCTAAATAGAAGAACAATTGATTCATTAATCTCAGCATCAAATCTTGCCTTTCACTGTGTAATGTCCAAATAAATTTATAAAACCAATGGAGTTGAAGATGTTTTGTCGCTTTTTCAAGCGGCTTTCAGTCACATCTGAAGACTGGCTACAAGTCCATTAAGTTTAGTTAGTTCATTCATTTACTGTGCGGTTATTGGTCCATTTGATTTTGACTTCTTATGTTCTGGATCTGCTACACATCCTTTCATTCAGCGCTTTCCACCGATATACTGTACGTCATTCATTTGGTGCTGATCCGAGCCTCTCATCTATTCCTCGCTGTGGAGCAAAGACTATGTACTGTCTGTCAGGTCACTGTCGCTGGCGTTCATCTGGATCAAACCAATCAGAGATGAGATGGTGCCCAACAGCCCCACCAGCCAGTCAGGGAATCGACCGGCCCACAGGAAGCCGGGCGGCATCCAGTGAATGGCATTACTGAGGTCAGCCATGCTGCCAATGACGGAGACCACCTCCCCTCGCATCTGTCTTCGGAGCTGAGAGCGACTAcgggggggcaaaaaaaacccaaactgatTTATCAGGGAACATTGTTTTAGACAGGAGGTAAATATCTCACAGAATTAAGAAGCCTGTCTATTGTTAAATAGAAAGGAAGTGAATATTTGTAATAAAAGGGCAGAAACAACACCTGTTGCCAGCTCCGTCTCTCCCACATCTCTTCAGCTTcttcttcagcagcagcagaactcGCAGCGACCTGAAAAACAGAGGATTCACAATGCAGACTGGAAGTGTTTTATGCTCCATATTTAGCAAGTAAAGCAACAAAACCATGTCAGTGAGCACCCAAGGTCACAAATTGCTCCACTTTAAGCTTAAAATGCGCTCTTAGTGTTGGTCAGATCAAGTCAAAGCAATTAACAAAACCAATAAGAAATACATGTGTAAAACAGATTCACTTTTGATGTGTTTGGGCCGATTTGACATGAAGGAAAAATATGAGCGTAGTTAAGTTCATCGCCTTTAAACATTGTTCAGAACTTGCCTAGGTGAGTTTATAAATATTAGTCAGAACAAACATACCATACATATAAAAGATCAactaaaaacatataaatactAATTTGATTAACTGAATTTACTGTATTGTTCAATTATATATTCAGTTATCATCAGAAAGCCGACAAGtaacatttgtcatttctggGACTCCATACGTTTATATCCCATCTGATATCTGTGGACCTGTAACCTCACCTGAGTATTCCCAGCAGCAGCGAGGTTCCCCACAGCACCGTGCTGAACAGCCACCATTTGTCAGACTTCGCTTTGATGAGCTCAGCGTCGGCGGCCCACGCGATGTGTTCACAGGGGTAATAGAGCTGGTCAGCCACATTGGTCAGCACAGAAATCCAACGCACGCCCGTGTCCTCCTCCTTTAAAAAGACGAGCAGCATGGGTTACTGCTGGATTTCAAGCACCAAAGCACATagtgaaactgtaaatgtatgtatcACATAACCCTATTGTTTTGAttccctaattttttttttttttccacagagaaCATACCtaatgatgtgttttaaaaacatgatatttacatttttttctccatatcGTGCAACGCCTCATAAATGAGGACACACTCCAGTACTGGTGGGTAAAATCAAAGGTGGACAactattattttgttaaatacgTATGATAGGTAAAAATGTATCCAAACAGAACCACTGTCAAAGCTTCATGAGAACTTTAACTGTTTACATAATAaccaatgttttattttatttttaaatgggaaTGCTGAATGagttaggaaaaaaagaaaaaaaaagttatataaatttgtatttcttcttttcttcttttttgcctttttttctcatctctgcttTTTCCTGAAATGTGAAGCTTttcaaaaagacagatgaaataAAGCGTCTGGCGGAACAGACAGTCATCCATCCCTCCCTGACTTAATTATGACGAATGATAAGacctgagaggagagaggggacgGATCAGAGCGTTGTTGTTTGGCTCACCACGGCTCCAAGGCCATAGCTGTGGGAGTAAGCCAGCATGGAGAGGTCATCAAACAGCCTCAGCACCGTCCTGCACTGGCTGAGCTgagcagaaaacagcagcaggctTTTCCCGAGCCGCTGGGACGAGACGTCTGCTTCTGCCTTGCGGGAAAGAACTCCTCCA
This genomic interval from Xiphias gladius isolate SHS-SW01 ecotype Sanya breed wild chromosome 6, ASM1685928v1, whole genome shotgun sequence contains the following:
- the pex11g gene encoding peroxisomal membrane protein 11C; translation: MQQSVESLVRLLESYRGRDKVIRTVCYGSQLVGGVLSRKAEADVSSQRLGKSLLLFSAQLSQCRTVLRLFDDLSMLAYSHSYGLGAVEEDTGVRWISVLTNVADQLYYPCEHIAWAADAELIKAKSDKWWLFSTVLWGTSLLLGILRSLRVLLLLKKKLKRCGRDGAGNSRSQLRRQMRGEVVSVIGSMADLSNAIHWMPPGFLWAGRFPDWLVGLLGTISSLIGLIQMNASDSDLTDST